In the Tribolium castaneum strain GA2 chromosome 1, icTriCast1.1, whole genome shotgun sequence genome, one interval contains:
- the Mbs gene encoding protein phosphatase 1 regulatory subunit 12B isoform X5, with amino-acid sequence MSLETRSNSALFKRAEQLKRWEDSDTNREPVYPKQTSRKIKFSSGCVFLAACAAGDKDEVLRLLENGADINTANVDGLTALHQACIDDNSEMVEFLVEHGADVNRGDNEGWTPLHATASCGFLYIAKYLIEKGANVAAVNNDGELAVDIAECQKMEDLLNEEIKKRGIDCDAARNEEKRIMLQDAKEWLATKSTLVDAPHPKNGATALHVAAAKGYTDVMKILLQCGADIDAQDIDGWSPLHAAAHWGHKDACQILAENLADMDAKNYVGQTPFDLADNDMLKVLEDLKKKQNKEDVLNRRQAKKRAEIQDRTIETETPSKVKKVEVEAEKEDKEEDNIEMDVSSESESETESSSETESNSTDDEKKNRVNSLDAVSISNKPAEPTRLPPSVPPKQLVDSNNEDNAPSWRKQNTRQTKADLPSPVKTIADSVNNENDVTLRRPTSLQADKESLKEDSNENNSTSSTKTSPVMSPVSNNQPLRSGLKLPIGTNQPVTTTSTPTTPTTPGGNRLQMFKNFFKSFVPPVRDEESETQRKAHAKRVRETRRSTQGVTLEEIKSAEQFVKKKNQPNCNNNNNEQSGANGDSPNGVSVTATITTAAPTVITRDTEEPSITHERRPSWRLKIDSSSKFKLEDATKSSEPPSTPSFVRRTVTQNTTTNPRPSSAPVETAETTVTLPLRRPKTQDEKEQDKENDVRNAQATLATQAAIQRRRRPKRRSTGVVSFENMDDMDQDKDPSGGGDYEDSTKLNHEESDRSSRSRLGSTSDIRNENGEIDYKKLYEQALVENNELKDKLKKSDQELRDTKQTLEKLKVVTSKNSLSELEKRERRAMERKLSEMEEELKQLQKLKAENERLKADNRSLTRVITKLTNSPKK; translated from the exons ATGTCTTTAGAGACCCGTTCGAATTCGGCCCTTTTCAAAAGGGCCGAGCAATTGAAACGTTGGGAGGACTCGGACACGAATCGCGAGCCGGTTTATCCGAAACAAACCTCGCggaaaatcaaattttcgTCGGGTTGTGTGTTCCTTGCAGCGTGCGCCGCGGGTGATAAAGATGAAGTCTTGAGACTTTTGGAAAACGGTGCCGACATAAACACTGCCAATGTCGATGGTCTTACGGCCCTCCACCAG GCGTGCATTGACGATAATTCCGAAATGGTCGAATTTTTGGTCGAGCACGGAGCGGACGTAAATCGTGGCGATAACGAAGGATGGACACCATTACATGCAACAGCAAGTTGCGGTTTTTTGTACATtgccaaatatttaattgaaaaaggtGCAAATGTTGCCGCCGTTAACAACGACGGTGAATTGGCCGTAGACATCGCAGAATGTCAAAAAATGGAAGATTTACTAAACGAAGAAATCAAAAAGAGAGGAATTGACTGTGATGCAGCTCGCAACGAAGAAAAACGTATCATGTTACAAGATGCTAAAGAATGGTTAGCGACCAAAAGTACACTTGTGGACGCACCACATCCCAAAAATGGGGCTACGGCACTTCATGTAGCTGCAGCCAAGGGATATACGGACGTTATGAA aattttgctTCAATGTGGGGCAGATATCGACGCTCAGGATATTGACGGGTGGAGTCCTTTACATGCTGCGGCTCATTGGGGACATAAGGACGCTTGTCAAATTCTGGCAGAAAACCTAGCTGATATGGATGCGAAAAATTATGTC ggtCAAACTCCGTTTGATTTAGCCGATAATGACATGTTGAAGGTTTTGGAGGATCTCAAGAAGAAGCAAAACAAAGAGGACGTGCTTAATAGGCGGCAAGCGAAAAAGAGAGCCGAAATACAGGATAGGACTATTGAAACTGAAACGCCgagtaaagttaaaaaagtcgAAGTTGAAGCAGAAAAGGAGGATAAAGAAGAGGATAATATCG AAATGGACGTGTCTAGTGAAAGTGAATCCGAGACTGAAAGCAGTTCTGAAACAGAATCGAACAGCACTGATGATG AGAAGAAGAACAGAGTGAATTCTTTAGATGCAGTAAGCATATCAAATAAGCCCGCAGAACCTACAAGACTGCCACCTAGTGTGCCTCCTAAACAATTAGTTGATTCAAATAACGAAGATAATGCGCCCTCTTGGAGGAAGCAGAACACACGACAGACCAAAGCCGATTTACCAAGTCCTGTAAAAACAATCG CCGATTCTGTAAATAATGAAAACGACGTTACCCTCAGAAGACCCACTAGTTTACAAGCGGATAAAGA AAGTTTGAAAGAAGACAGCAACGAAAATAACAGTACATCATCAACGAAAACATCACCGGTTATGAGTCCAGTATCTAATAATCAACCACTTCGAAG CGGTTTAAAATTGCCAATTGGCACAAATCAACCTGTCACAACCACTAGCACTCCAACAACTCCTACAACACCTGGTGGCAATAGACttcaaatgtttaaaaacttCTTCAA gtCGTTTGTGCCACCCGTTCGTGACGAAGAAAGTGAAACGCAACGCAAAGCTCATGCGAAACGTGTTCGTGAGACGAGGCGTTCGACTCAAGGTGTAACATTGGAGGAGATAAAATCGGCTGAACAATTCGTTAAAAAGAAGAATCAACCGAATTgcaataacaacaataacgaGCAA TCTGGAGCTAACGGGGATTCCCCTAACGGAGTGAGTGTGACCGCTACAATAACCACTGCGGCACCTACTGTTATAACACGTGATACTGAAGAACCCAGTATTACTCATGAGCGTAGGCCGTCGTGGAGGCTGAAAATTGACAGTAGTAGTAAG TTTAAACTGGAAGATGCAACGAAATCCTCTGAACCACCAAGCACTCCGTCCTTTGTCCGTCGCACCGTCACACAAAATACCACCACGAATCCTAGACCGTCATCGGCACCGGTCGAAACGGCCGAAACTACGGTCACGTTACCATTGAGAAGACCAAAAACTCAAGATGAAAAAG AACAAGACAAAGAAAATGACGTACGCAACGCTCAAGCCACTCTCGCCACACAGGCGGCCATCCAACGAAGAAGGAGGCCCAAGAGGAGGTCCACAGGGGTCGTCTCGTTTGAAAATATGGAT GATATGGATCAAGATAAGGATCCGTCAGGAGGTGGTGATTATGAAGATAGTACGAAATTAAATCACGAAGAG AGTGATAGGTCGAGCAGATCTCGTTTAGGAAGCACTTCGGATATTAGGAACGAAAACGGCGAAATTgactataaaaaattgtatgaaCAAGCACTTGTCGAAAACAATGAACTCAAGGACAAACTGAAAAAGTCAGATCAAGAATTGAGGGATACAAAACAGACACTGGAGAAGCTCAAAGTTGTG ACGAGTAAAAattcgttatcggaattagAGAAACGCGAACGGAGGGCAATGGAACGAAAGTTGAGTGAGATGGAGGAGGAATTAAAG caattgcaaaaattgaaaGCCGAGAATGAACGTTTAAAGGCTGACAACAGGTCTCTCACTCGTGTCATCACCAAACTTACCAACTCTccaaaaaaatag
- the Mbs gene encoding protein phosphatase 1 regulatory subunit 12B isoform X1 yields MSLETRSNSALFKRAEQLKRWEDSDTNREPVYPKQTSRKIKFSSGCVFLAACAAGDKDEVLRLLENGADINTANVDGLTALHQACIDDNSEMVEFLVEHGADVNRGDNEGWTPLHATASCGFLYIAKYLIEKGANVAAVNNDGELAVDIAECQKMEDLLNEEIKKRGIDCDAARNEEKRIMLQDAKEWLATKSTLVDAPHPKNGATALHVAAAKGYTDVMKILLQCGADIDAQDIDGWSPLHAAAHWGHKDACQILAENLADMDAKNYVGQTPFDLADNDMLKVLEDLKKKQNKEDVLNRRQAKKRAEIQDRTIETETPSKVKKVEVEAEKEDKEEDNIEMDVSSESESETESSSETESNSTDDEKKNRVNSLDAVSISNKPAEPTRLPPSVPPKQLVDSNNEDNAPSWRKQNTRQTKADLPSPVKTIADSVNNENDVTLRRPTSLQADKEFYSKYEELHARIKKYRNSNDIIPYSTRPHSDIIPNSYSTSQQHYRSLKEDSNENNSTSSTKTSPVMSPVSNNQPLRSGLKLPIGTNQPVTTTSTPTTPTTPGGNRLQMFKNFFKSFVPPVRDEESETQRKAHAKRVRETRRSTQGVTLEEIKSAEQFVKKKNQPNCNNNNNEQSGANGDSPNGVSVTATITTAAPTVITRDTEEPSITHERRPSWRLKIDSSSKFKLEDATKSSEPPSTPSFVRRTVTQNTTTNPRPSSAPVETAETTVTLPLRRPKTQDEKEQDKENDVRNAQATLATQAAIQRRRRPKRRSTGVVSFENMDDMDQDKDPSGGGDYEDSTKLNHEESDRSSRSRLGSTSDIRNENGEIDYKKLYEQALVENNELKDKLKKSDQELRDTKQTLEKLKVVTSKNSLSELEKRERRAMERKLSEMEEELKQLQKLKAENERLKADNRSLTRVITKLTNSPKK; encoded by the exons ATGTCTTTAGAGACCCGTTCGAATTCGGCCCTTTTCAAAAGGGCCGAGCAATTGAAACGTTGGGAGGACTCGGACACGAATCGCGAGCCGGTTTATCCGAAACAAACCTCGCggaaaatcaaattttcgTCGGGTTGTGTGTTCCTTGCAGCGTGCGCCGCGGGTGATAAAGATGAAGTCTTGAGACTTTTGGAAAACGGTGCCGACATAAACACTGCCAATGTCGATGGTCTTACGGCCCTCCACCAG GCGTGCATTGACGATAATTCCGAAATGGTCGAATTTTTGGTCGAGCACGGAGCGGACGTAAATCGTGGCGATAACGAAGGATGGACACCATTACATGCAACAGCAAGTTGCGGTTTTTTGTACATtgccaaatatttaattgaaaaaggtGCAAATGTTGCCGCCGTTAACAACGACGGTGAATTGGCCGTAGACATCGCAGAATGTCAAAAAATGGAAGATTTACTAAACGAAGAAATCAAAAAGAGAGGAATTGACTGTGATGCAGCTCGCAACGAAGAAAAACGTATCATGTTACAAGATGCTAAAGAATGGTTAGCGACCAAAAGTACACTTGTGGACGCACCACATCCCAAAAATGGGGCTACGGCACTTCATGTAGCTGCAGCCAAGGGATATACGGACGTTATGAA aattttgctTCAATGTGGGGCAGATATCGACGCTCAGGATATTGACGGGTGGAGTCCTTTACATGCTGCGGCTCATTGGGGACATAAGGACGCTTGTCAAATTCTGGCAGAAAACCTAGCTGATATGGATGCGAAAAATTATGTC ggtCAAACTCCGTTTGATTTAGCCGATAATGACATGTTGAAGGTTTTGGAGGATCTCAAGAAGAAGCAAAACAAAGAGGACGTGCTTAATAGGCGGCAAGCGAAAAAGAGAGCCGAAATACAGGATAGGACTATTGAAACTGAAACGCCgagtaaagttaaaaaagtcgAAGTTGAAGCAGAAAAGGAGGATAAAGAAGAGGATAATATCG AAATGGACGTGTCTAGTGAAAGTGAATCCGAGACTGAAAGCAGTTCTGAAACAGAATCGAACAGCACTGATGATG AGAAGAAGAACAGAGTGAATTCTTTAGATGCAGTAAGCATATCAAATAAGCCCGCAGAACCTACAAGACTGCCACCTAGTGTGCCTCCTAAACAATTAGTTGATTCAAATAACGAAGATAATGCGCCCTCTTGGAGGAAGCAGAACACACGACAGACCAAAGCCGATTTACCAAGTCCTGTAAAAACAATCG CCGATTCTGTAAATAATGAAAACGACGTTACCCTCAGAAGACCCACTAGTTTACAAGCGGATAAAGA GTTCTACTCGAAATACGAGGAACTGCATGCACGCATTAAGAAATATAGAAATAGCAATGACATTATTCCTTATTCGACTAGACCTCATTCCGACATTATCCCAAATTCCTATTCAACTTCTCAGCAGCATTACAG AAGTTTGAAAGAAGACAGCAACGAAAATAACAGTACATCATCAACGAAAACATCACCGGTTATGAGTCCAGTATCTAATAATCAACCACTTCGAAG CGGTTTAAAATTGCCAATTGGCACAAATCAACCTGTCACAACCACTAGCACTCCAACAACTCCTACAACACCTGGTGGCAATAGACttcaaatgtttaaaaacttCTTCAA gtCGTTTGTGCCACCCGTTCGTGACGAAGAAAGTGAAACGCAACGCAAAGCTCATGCGAAACGTGTTCGTGAGACGAGGCGTTCGACTCAAGGTGTAACATTGGAGGAGATAAAATCGGCTGAACAATTCGTTAAAAAGAAGAATCAACCGAATTgcaataacaacaataacgaGCAA TCTGGAGCTAACGGGGATTCCCCTAACGGAGTGAGTGTGACCGCTACAATAACCACTGCGGCACCTACTGTTATAACACGTGATACTGAAGAACCCAGTATTACTCATGAGCGTAGGCCGTCGTGGAGGCTGAAAATTGACAGTAGTAGTAAG TTTAAACTGGAAGATGCAACGAAATCCTCTGAACCACCAAGCACTCCGTCCTTTGTCCGTCGCACCGTCACACAAAATACCACCACGAATCCTAGACCGTCATCGGCACCGGTCGAAACGGCCGAAACTACGGTCACGTTACCATTGAGAAGACCAAAAACTCAAGATGAAAAAG AACAAGACAAAGAAAATGACGTACGCAACGCTCAAGCCACTCTCGCCACACAGGCGGCCATCCAACGAAGAAGGAGGCCCAAGAGGAGGTCCACAGGGGTCGTCTCGTTTGAAAATATGGAT GATATGGATCAAGATAAGGATCCGTCAGGAGGTGGTGATTATGAAGATAGTACGAAATTAAATCACGAAGAG AGTGATAGGTCGAGCAGATCTCGTTTAGGAAGCACTTCGGATATTAGGAACGAAAACGGCGAAATTgactataaaaaattgtatgaaCAAGCACTTGTCGAAAACAATGAACTCAAGGACAAACTGAAAAAGTCAGATCAAGAATTGAGGGATACAAAACAGACACTGGAGAAGCTCAAAGTTGTG ACGAGTAAAAattcgttatcggaattagAGAAACGCGAACGGAGGGCAATGGAACGAAAGTTGAGTGAGATGGAGGAGGAATTAAAG caattgcaaaaattgaaaGCCGAGAATGAACGTTTAAAGGCTGACAACAGGTCTCTCACTCGTGTCATCACCAAACTTACCAACTCTccaaaaaaatag
- the Mbs gene encoding protein phosphatase 1 regulatory subunit 12A isoform X6, protein MSLETRSNSALFKRAEQLKRWEDSDTNREPVYPKQTSRKIKFSSGCVFLAACAAGDKDEVLRLLENGADINTANVDGLTALHQACIDDNSEMVEFLVEHGADVNRGDNEGWTPLHATASCGFLYIAKYLIEKGANVAAVNNDGELAVDIAECQKMEDLLNEEIKKRGIDCDAARNEEKRIMLQDAKEWLATKSTLVDAPHPKNGATALHVAAAKGYTDVMKILLQCGADIDAQDIDGWSPLHAAAHWGHKDACQILAENLADMDAKNYVGQTPFDLADNDMLKVLEDLKKKQNKEDVLNRRQAKKRAEIQDRTIETETPSKVKKVEVEAEKEDKEEDNIEMDVSSESESETESSSETESNSTDDEKKNRVNSLDAVSISNKPAEPTRLPPSVPPKQLVDSNNEDNAPSWRKQNTRQTKADLPSPVKTIADSVNNENDVTLRRPTSLQADKEFYSKYEELHARIKKYRNSNDIIPYSTRPHSDIIPNSYSTSQQHYRSLKEDSNENNSTSSTKTSPVMSPVSNNQPLRSGLKLPIGTNQPVTTTSTPTTPTTPGGNRLQMFKNFFKSFVPPVRDEESETQRKAHAKRVRETRRSTQGVTLEEIKSAEQFVKKKNQPNCNNNNNEQFKLEDATKSSEPPSTPSFVRRTVTQNTTTNPRPSSAPVETAETTVTLPLRRPKTQDEKEQDKENDVRNAQATLATQAAIQRRRRPKRRSTGVVSFENMDDMDQDKDPSGGGDYEDSTKLNHEESDRSSRSRLGSTSDIRNENGEIDYKKLYEQALVENNELKDKLKKSDQELRDTKQTLEKLKVVTSKNSLSELEKRERRAMERKLSEMEEELKQLQKLKAENERLKADNRSLTRVITKLTNSPKK, encoded by the exons ATGTCTTTAGAGACCCGTTCGAATTCGGCCCTTTTCAAAAGGGCCGAGCAATTGAAACGTTGGGAGGACTCGGACACGAATCGCGAGCCGGTTTATCCGAAACAAACCTCGCggaaaatcaaattttcgTCGGGTTGTGTGTTCCTTGCAGCGTGCGCCGCGGGTGATAAAGATGAAGTCTTGAGACTTTTGGAAAACGGTGCCGACATAAACACTGCCAATGTCGATGGTCTTACGGCCCTCCACCAG GCGTGCATTGACGATAATTCCGAAATGGTCGAATTTTTGGTCGAGCACGGAGCGGACGTAAATCGTGGCGATAACGAAGGATGGACACCATTACATGCAACAGCAAGTTGCGGTTTTTTGTACATtgccaaatatttaattgaaaaaggtGCAAATGTTGCCGCCGTTAACAACGACGGTGAATTGGCCGTAGACATCGCAGAATGTCAAAAAATGGAAGATTTACTAAACGAAGAAATCAAAAAGAGAGGAATTGACTGTGATGCAGCTCGCAACGAAGAAAAACGTATCATGTTACAAGATGCTAAAGAATGGTTAGCGACCAAAAGTACACTTGTGGACGCACCACATCCCAAAAATGGGGCTACGGCACTTCATGTAGCTGCAGCCAAGGGATATACGGACGTTATGAA aattttgctTCAATGTGGGGCAGATATCGACGCTCAGGATATTGACGGGTGGAGTCCTTTACATGCTGCGGCTCATTGGGGACATAAGGACGCTTGTCAAATTCTGGCAGAAAACCTAGCTGATATGGATGCGAAAAATTATGTC ggtCAAACTCCGTTTGATTTAGCCGATAATGACATGTTGAAGGTTTTGGAGGATCTCAAGAAGAAGCAAAACAAAGAGGACGTGCTTAATAGGCGGCAAGCGAAAAAGAGAGCCGAAATACAGGATAGGACTATTGAAACTGAAACGCCgagtaaagttaaaaaagtcgAAGTTGAAGCAGAAAAGGAGGATAAAGAAGAGGATAATATCG AAATGGACGTGTCTAGTGAAAGTGAATCCGAGACTGAAAGCAGTTCTGAAACAGAATCGAACAGCACTGATGATG AGAAGAAGAACAGAGTGAATTCTTTAGATGCAGTAAGCATATCAAATAAGCCCGCAGAACCTACAAGACTGCCACCTAGTGTGCCTCCTAAACAATTAGTTGATTCAAATAACGAAGATAATGCGCCCTCTTGGAGGAAGCAGAACACACGACAGACCAAAGCCGATTTACCAAGTCCTGTAAAAACAATCG CCGATTCTGTAAATAATGAAAACGACGTTACCCTCAGAAGACCCACTAGTTTACAAGCGGATAAAGA GTTCTACTCGAAATACGAGGAACTGCATGCACGCATTAAGAAATATAGAAATAGCAATGACATTATTCCTTATTCGACTAGACCTCATTCCGACATTATCCCAAATTCCTATTCAACTTCTCAGCAGCATTACAG AAGTTTGAAAGAAGACAGCAACGAAAATAACAGTACATCATCAACGAAAACATCACCGGTTATGAGTCCAGTATCTAATAATCAACCACTTCGAAG CGGTTTAAAATTGCCAATTGGCACAAATCAACCTGTCACAACCACTAGCACTCCAACAACTCCTACAACACCTGGTGGCAATAGACttcaaatgtttaaaaacttCTTCAA gtCGTTTGTGCCACCCGTTCGTGACGAAGAAAGTGAAACGCAACGCAAAGCTCATGCGAAACGTGTTCGTGAGACGAGGCGTTCGACTCAAGGTGTAACATTGGAGGAGATAAAATCGGCTGAACAATTCGTTAAAAAGAAGAATCAACCGAATTgcaataacaacaataacgaGCAA TTTAAACTGGAAGATGCAACGAAATCCTCTGAACCACCAAGCACTCCGTCCTTTGTCCGTCGCACCGTCACACAAAATACCACCACGAATCCTAGACCGTCATCGGCACCGGTCGAAACGGCCGAAACTACGGTCACGTTACCATTGAGAAGACCAAAAACTCAAGATGAAAAAG AACAAGACAAAGAAAATGACGTACGCAACGCTCAAGCCACTCTCGCCACACAGGCGGCCATCCAACGAAGAAGGAGGCCCAAGAGGAGGTCCACAGGGGTCGTCTCGTTTGAAAATATGGAT GATATGGATCAAGATAAGGATCCGTCAGGAGGTGGTGATTATGAAGATAGTACGAAATTAAATCACGAAGAG AGTGATAGGTCGAGCAGATCTCGTTTAGGAAGCACTTCGGATATTAGGAACGAAAACGGCGAAATTgactataaaaaattgtatgaaCAAGCACTTGTCGAAAACAATGAACTCAAGGACAAACTGAAAAAGTCAGATCAAGAATTGAGGGATACAAAACAGACACTGGAGAAGCTCAAAGTTGTG ACGAGTAAAAattcgttatcggaattagAGAAACGCGAACGGAGGGCAATGGAACGAAAGTTGAGTGAGATGGAGGAGGAATTAAAG caattgcaaaaattgaaaGCCGAGAATGAACGTTTAAAGGCTGACAACAGGTCTCTCACTCGTGTCATCACCAAACTTACCAACTCTccaaaaaaatag
- the Mbs gene encoding protein phosphatase 1 regulatory subunit 12B isoform X3 — MSLETRSNSALFKRAEQLKRWEDSDTNREPVYPKQTSRKIKFSSGCVFLAACAAGDKDEVLRLLENGADINTANVDGLTALHQACIDDNSEMVEFLVEHGADVNRGDNEGWTPLHATASCGFLYIAKYLIEKGANVAAVNNDGELAVDIAECQKMEDLLNEEIKKRGIDCDAARNEEKRIMLQDAKEWLATKSTLVDAPHPKNGATALHVAAAKGYTDVMKILLQCGADIDAQDIDGWSPLHAAAHWGHKDACQILAENLADMDAKNYVGQTPFDLADNDMLKVLEDLKKKQNKEDVLNRRQAKKRAEIQDRTIETETPSKVKKVEVEAEKEDKEEDNIEKKNRVNSLDAVSISNKPAEPTRLPPSVPPKQLVDSNNEDNAPSWRKQNTRQTKADLPSPVKTIADSVNNENDVTLRRPTSLQADKEFYSKYEELHARIKKYRNSNDIIPYSTRPHSDIIPNSYSTSQQHYRSLKEDSNENNSTSSTKTSPVMSPVSNNQPLRSGLKLPIGTNQPVTTTSTPTTPTTPGGNRLQMFKNFFKSFVPPVRDEESETQRKAHAKRVRETRRSTQGVTLEEIKSAEQFVKKKNQPNCNNNNNEQSGANGDSPNGVSVTATITTAAPTVITRDTEEPSITHERRPSWRLKIDSSSKFKLEDATKSSEPPSTPSFVRRTVTQNTTTNPRPSSAPVETAETTVTLPLRRPKTQDEKEQDKENDVRNAQATLATQAAIQRRRRPKRRSTGVVSFENMDDMDQDKDPSGGGDYEDSTKLNHEESDRSSRSRLGSTSDIRNENGEIDYKKLYEQALVENNELKDKLKKSDQELRDTKQTLEKLKVVTSKNSLSELEKRERRAMERKLSEMEEELKQLQKLKAENERLKADNRSLTRVITKLTNSPKK; from the exons ATGTCTTTAGAGACCCGTTCGAATTCGGCCCTTTTCAAAAGGGCCGAGCAATTGAAACGTTGGGAGGACTCGGACACGAATCGCGAGCCGGTTTATCCGAAACAAACCTCGCggaaaatcaaattttcgTCGGGTTGTGTGTTCCTTGCAGCGTGCGCCGCGGGTGATAAAGATGAAGTCTTGAGACTTTTGGAAAACGGTGCCGACATAAACACTGCCAATGTCGATGGTCTTACGGCCCTCCACCAG GCGTGCATTGACGATAATTCCGAAATGGTCGAATTTTTGGTCGAGCACGGAGCGGACGTAAATCGTGGCGATAACGAAGGATGGACACCATTACATGCAACAGCAAGTTGCGGTTTTTTGTACATtgccaaatatttaattgaaaaaggtGCAAATGTTGCCGCCGTTAACAACGACGGTGAATTGGCCGTAGACATCGCAGAATGTCAAAAAATGGAAGATTTACTAAACGAAGAAATCAAAAAGAGAGGAATTGACTGTGATGCAGCTCGCAACGAAGAAAAACGTATCATGTTACAAGATGCTAAAGAATGGTTAGCGACCAAAAGTACACTTGTGGACGCACCACATCCCAAAAATGGGGCTACGGCACTTCATGTAGCTGCAGCCAAGGGATATACGGACGTTATGAA aattttgctTCAATGTGGGGCAGATATCGACGCTCAGGATATTGACGGGTGGAGTCCTTTACATGCTGCGGCTCATTGGGGACATAAGGACGCTTGTCAAATTCTGGCAGAAAACCTAGCTGATATGGATGCGAAAAATTATGTC ggtCAAACTCCGTTTGATTTAGCCGATAATGACATGTTGAAGGTTTTGGAGGATCTCAAGAAGAAGCAAAACAAAGAGGACGTGCTTAATAGGCGGCAAGCGAAAAAGAGAGCCGAAATACAGGATAGGACTATTGAAACTGAAACGCCgagtaaagttaaaaaagtcgAAGTTGAAGCAGAAAAGGAGGATAAAGAAGAGGATAATATCG AGAAGAAGAACAGAGTGAATTCTTTAGATGCAGTAAGCATATCAAATAAGCCCGCAGAACCTACAAGACTGCCACCTAGTGTGCCTCCTAAACAATTAGTTGATTCAAATAACGAAGATAATGCGCCCTCTTGGAGGAAGCAGAACACACGACAGACCAAAGCCGATTTACCAAGTCCTGTAAAAACAATCG CCGATTCTGTAAATAATGAAAACGACGTTACCCTCAGAAGACCCACTAGTTTACAAGCGGATAAAGA GTTCTACTCGAAATACGAGGAACTGCATGCACGCATTAAGAAATATAGAAATAGCAATGACATTATTCCTTATTCGACTAGACCTCATTCCGACATTATCCCAAATTCCTATTCAACTTCTCAGCAGCATTACAG AAGTTTGAAAGAAGACAGCAACGAAAATAACAGTACATCATCAACGAAAACATCACCGGTTATGAGTCCAGTATCTAATAATCAACCACTTCGAAG CGGTTTAAAATTGCCAATTGGCACAAATCAACCTGTCACAACCACTAGCACTCCAACAACTCCTACAACACCTGGTGGCAATAGACttcaaatgtttaaaaacttCTTCAA gtCGTTTGTGCCACCCGTTCGTGACGAAGAAAGTGAAACGCAACGCAAAGCTCATGCGAAACGTGTTCGTGAGACGAGGCGTTCGACTCAAGGTGTAACATTGGAGGAGATAAAATCGGCTGAACAATTCGTTAAAAAGAAGAATCAACCGAATTgcaataacaacaataacgaGCAA TCTGGAGCTAACGGGGATTCCCCTAACGGAGTGAGTGTGACCGCTACAATAACCACTGCGGCACCTACTGTTATAACACGTGATACTGAAGAACCCAGTATTACTCATGAGCGTAGGCCGTCGTGGAGGCTGAAAATTGACAGTAGTAGTAAG TTTAAACTGGAAGATGCAACGAAATCCTCTGAACCACCAAGCACTCCGTCCTTTGTCCGTCGCACCGTCACACAAAATACCACCACGAATCCTAGACCGTCATCGGCACCGGTCGAAACGGCCGAAACTACGGTCACGTTACCATTGAGAAGACCAAAAACTCAAGATGAAAAAG AACAAGACAAAGAAAATGACGTACGCAACGCTCAAGCCACTCTCGCCACACAGGCGGCCATCCAACGAAGAAGGAGGCCCAAGAGGAGGTCCACAGGGGTCGTCTCGTTTGAAAATATGGAT GATATGGATCAAGATAAGGATCCGTCAGGAGGTGGTGATTATGAAGATAGTACGAAATTAAATCACGAAGAG AGTGATAGGTCGAGCAGATCTCGTTTAGGAAGCACTTCGGATATTAGGAACGAAAACGGCGAAATTgactataaaaaattgtatgaaCAAGCACTTGTCGAAAACAATGAACTCAAGGACAAACTGAAAAAGTCAGATCAAGAATTGAGGGATACAAAACAGACACTGGAGAAGCTCAAAGTTGTG ACGAGTAAAAattcgttatcggaattagAGAAACGCGAACGGAGGGCAATGGAACGAAAGTTGAGTGAGATGGAGGAGGAATTAAAG caattgcaaaaattgaaaGCCGAGAATGAACGTTTAAAGGCTGACAACAGGTCTCTCACTCGTGTCATCACCAAACTTACCAACTCTccaaaaaaatag